In Candidatus Baltobacteraceae bacterium, a single genomic region encodes these proteins:
- a CDS encoding glycosyltransferase family 1 protein encodes MKVAIDAQLAVGTATGIGEYVRGLVDALRAGGLDVVELSDPKLDPWRFDRRVVWDQIVLPQRVRQVQADVMHCASGTVPLGLAIPYVVTVHDVAWLRVQAHARPYARYYFGRFSMDRYRHASAIAVDSAFSRDELLEAARQLDPNLVRVVYPGVARDYCELERRGGDGVTILAIGTVERRKNLEVLIEALAFLPKARLVSVGPYTPYQDECEGIARVLGVRERVEFRGYIPREELLELCARAAVVAVPSTYEGFGYAAAQALCAGIPAVVSDQASLPEIVGADAQVVPVGSIQGWVEALGAALRGEDDARAAAGREGAIARFTWSKSARDMRAAYELAFASR; translated from the coding sequence GTAGCGATCGATGCGCAGTTGGCCGTCGGTACGGCCACCGGCATCGGCGAGTATGTGCGCGGCTTGGTCGATGCGCTGCGCGCCGGCGGGCTGGACGTGGTCGAACTCTCCGATCCCAAACTCGATCCGTGGCGCTTCGACCGGCGCGTGGTGTGGGATCAGATCGTGCTGCCGCAGCGCGTGCGTCAGGTTCAGGCCGACGTCATGCACTGCGCTTCCGGAACGGTTCCGCTGGGCCTTGCGATTCCGTACGTCGTGACCGTGCACGACGTGGCTTGGCTGCGCGTGCAGGCGCACGCGCGTCCGTACGCGCGCTACTATTTTGGCCGGTTTTCGATGGATCGCTACCGGCACGCCAGCGCGATCGCGGTCGACTCGGCCTTCTCGCGCGACGAACTGCTGGAAGCGGCGCGGCAACTCGATCCAAATCTGGTTCGCGTCGTCTACCCCGGCGTCGCACGCGATTACTGCGAGCTGGAGCGGCGCGGCGGCGACGGCGTGACGATTCTCGCGATCGGCACGGTTGAGCGGCGCAAGAATCTCGAGGTGCTGATCGAGGCGCTAGCGTTTCTGCCGAAGGCGCGTCTGGTGTCGGTGGGGCCGTATACGCCGTACCAGGACGAATGCGAAGGCATCGCGCGCGTGCTCGGCGTGCGCGAGCGGGTGGAATTTCGCGGTTACATCCCGCGCGAGGAATTGCTGGAACTGTGCGCCCGTGCCGCGGTGGTGGCGGTTCCCTCGACGTACGAAGGCTTCGGCTATGCGGCGGCGCAGGCACTGTGCGCCGGCATTCCGGCGGTCGTGTCGGATCAGGCATCGCTGCCCGAGATCGTGGGCGCCGACGCGCAGGTGGTGCCGGTCGGGAGCATTCAGGGATGGGTGGAGGCGCTGGGCGCGGCGCTGCGCGGTGAGGATGATGCGCGCGCGGCAGCCGGACGCGAAGGGGCGATCGCGCGCTTTACGTGGAGCAAGAGCGCGCGCGACATGCGCGCGGCGTACGAGTTGGCCTTCGCCTCGCGTTAG
- a CDS encoding LuxR C-terminal-related transcriptional regulator: MQLLDATFALAPDEMRRGLIFADRARISAAIGEPVSAASSCTNAFDSFSEVDWARARGEEATGVFGAMDVLGADRERALVLFEHAASNSVSRMAAMGHGRRPEAFKLFALSHLTEGEEALRHAQAAYKIFKEMKYIHRATSCALRAVELGGGARWRERVERLTAVYPRSLAARQYERLTAPISRIRGRMREVADLLVSSSKTAREIGETLGMAEGTVRVHIKHINKILNIGNRSELVRLFLESNSAA; the protein is encoded by the coding sequence ATGCAACTCTTGGACGCCACTTTTGCGCTCGCGCCAGACGAGATGCGGCGGGGTCTGATTTTTGCGGATCGCGCGCGGATAAGTGCCGCGATCGGGGAGCCGGTGTCCGCTGCGTCGTCGTGCACGAACGCATTCGACAGCTTTTCGGAGGTCGATTGGGCTCGGGCACGCGGCGAAGAGGCGACAGGCGTCTTTGGCGCCATGGATGTCCTCGGCGCCGATCGCGAACGCGCTCTCGTGTTATTCGAGCACGCTGCAAGTAACAGCGTTTCGCGGATGGCAGCTATGGGTCATGGTCGGCGTCCTGAGGCGTTCAAGCTGTTTGCACTCTCGCATCTGACCGAGGGCGAAGAAGCGTTGCGGCATGCGCAGGCCGCCTACAAGATATTCAAAGAAATGAAATACATCCACCGGGCGACGAGCTGCGCGTTGCGCGCGGTCGAGCTCGGCGGCGGTGCGCGCTGGCGCGAACGGGTGGAGCGTTTGACCGCCGTGTATCCGCGTTCGCTGGCGGCGCGTCAGTACGAGCGGCTTACCGCGCCGATTTCGCGCATCCGCGGACGCATGCGCGAAGTCGCCGACCTGCTCGTCTCCAGCAGCAAGACCGCGCGCGAGATCGGCGAGACGCTCGGGATGGCCGAGGGCACGGTTCGCGTCCACATCAAGCACATCAACAAGATCCTGAATATCGGGAACCGCTCGGAACTCGTCCGCCTCTTCCTCGAGTCGAACAGCGCCGCCTAA